One Pseudomonas entomophila genomic window carries:
- a CDS encoding DUF2388 domain-containing protein: MSRNHLFGAALLLACAGAANATSFVVTTDAVVGAVAATTDATSDISSSFRDDKIVQAARDDAASFVGSEGAIRGAKLESAFMHIRQQLPELQASDAQLARAILAL, from the coding sequence ATGTCCCGTAATCATCTGTTTGGCGCCGCCCTGTTGCTGGCCTGTGCCGGCGCAGCCAATGCCACCAGCTTCGTCGTCACCACCGATGCCGTGGTGGGCGCCGTCGCTGCCACCACCGACGCCACGTCCGACATTTCCTCGTCGTTCCGTGACGACAAGATCGTCCAGGCCGCCCGCGACGACGCCGCCAGCTTCGTCGGCAGCGAAGGCGCGATCCGCGGCGCCAAGCTGGAAAGCGCATTCATGCACATCCGCCAGCAACTGCCCGAGCTGCAAGCCAGCGACGCACAACTGGCACGCGCCATCCTCGCCCTCTGA
- a CDS encoding DUF2388 domain-containing protein, whose amino-acid sequence MRYLLPLLFALAGVGSAHAMDATTQAPFLTGFVTSQVTSAPFDRKLVAGARDDAAAFVASDGLIRGARLQAALNTLRQGCSRHSVGDLELAEAILVQ is encoded by the coding sequence ATGCGTTATCTGTTGCCCTTGCTGTTCGCCCTCGCCGGCGTGGGAAGCGCCCATGCCATGGACGCCACCACCCAGGCACCGTTCCTGACCGGCTTCGTCACCAGCCAGGTAACCAGCGCGCCCTTCGACCGCAAGCTGGTCGCAGGCGCTCGAGACGATGCCGCAGCCTTCGTCGCCAGTGACGGCCTGATCCGCGGAGCCCGCCTGCAGGCGGCGCTCAACACACTGCGCCAGGGCTGCTCGCGGCACTCCGTCGGCGACCTTGAACTGGCCGAAGCGATTCTCGTCCAATAA
- a CDS encoding DUF2388 domain-containing protein: MRKPLIAATLGMLLLADLAQAHTLVATSNIIVRAFGRSIDFTSDTTTSIRDSKVVREAHDDAASFVASNGDIRGAQLEAAFGTLRARVPEARDASDQVLAEAILAL; the protein is encoded by the coding sequence ATGCGTAAACCGCTGATCGCCGCCACCCTCGGCATGCTGCTACTGGCCGACCTTGCCCAGGCCCACACCCTGGTGGCCACCAGCAACATCATCGTCCGTGCCTTCGGCCGTTCGATCGACTTCACCTCCGACACCACCACCTCGATCCGCGACTCGAAGGTCGTGCGCGAAGCCCATGACGACGCCGCCAGCTTCGTCGCCAGCAACGGCGATATCCGCGGCGCCCAACTCGAAGCCGCCTTCGGCACCCTGCGCGCCCGCGTGCCTGAAGCACGCGACGCCAGCGACCAGGTCCTGGCCGAAGCCATCCTCGCCCTGTGA